TGCCTTCCACCTGTGGGCGTGAGGGAGGGAACCCCCTTACTACCTTTAGGTAGGGGGGTTCATGTTCGAACATGAACACACCCTCAGAAGGGGGTTCGTTCATAAACGCACATTGAACCCCCTTCTGAGGGTTCGTGAAATTAATGGTCATTTTCACCCTCTCCTTTCCTGAAAACGAATCCATTCTCTAAGGTGAAACTCTTAGACTTATTGACTCTGAGTCTGACTGTTTTTTCGGTTTTTCCGAGGACCTCAGCAAGTGCTGAAACCTTCACATTGCCATTGTCATCTCTAGCCATTTCGAAGGCGTTATTAAAGCTCTCGTCAGCCTCTTTCTTTGAGGCCTTGTTTCTCTCCGACCTGACTCTCTGAAATTTCTCATATGGGTCCTCTTCGCCGTCCGCTTTTGCGTCTTTGAGTAGCCCATCAGAGTCAACCACATGAATGGGATACCGAAAGAATATCTCTTTAGCTGGAAAGGTAGCAAACTCCCTAAGAGTTCCCTCAAGTCTCCATCCTGTAGTTATACTGGCTTCAAACTGAGCTTCTAACCTGGAAGATCCTGGTACGTTGATACCCTCTTCGCCAGCCCATTCAAGAAGCCTCTCGGGGACTAATGCATCATCCTGTGAACACTTCTCCCACCAATCAGACTTGATCTTAGTAAGTTCAGCGTGAAGGGCATCACACTCCCATCTTTGTGAAATTTGTTTCCTGCGTCCCTCATCAATCTCCAGCTCAATTAGGTCTACAATAGCATCAGGATCACGTGCAAAGACTCCTGAGCCTGAAGATCTGTCTCGACTAGTCTTCTGCCCCTGAGAGCCTTTTGAATGATGGTGGCAATAAATAGTAGCAGCCCCAAGCTCTACGCAAATCTTGTCGAACTGGTTGCAGAAATGAGCCATCTCTTCTGCGCTGTTCTCGTCACCAGTCAGCACCTTATAGATCGGGTCAATTATGACAGCCTTGTAGCCCTTCTTGGCAGACCTGCGAATAAGCTTAGGCGCGAGCTTGTCCATGGAGGCGGCACTTCCTCTCAGATTCCAAACATCAATATTTCCATTATTCTCAATGTTGAGATGCTGATGAATGTTCCAGAAACGGTGCTTACTGGATCGCTTGTCTAGCTCAAGGTTCACATAGAGTACTCGTCCCTTAGTGCATTTCCATCCCATCCATTCGAGCCCCTGAGAAATGGCAATTGAGAGCTGCTGTAGAGAAAATGACTTACCAGCCTTTGAAGGGCCAGCGAGTAGCATTTTATGCCCCTCTCGCAAGAGTCCCTTTATCAGCTCAGGTGCAAGCCCTGGCTCACCATCAATTGTAAGTTCTTCAATATCGGGCAACTCATCTCTTAGATCCTCAATCCACTCACGCCAATCAAGCCAAGAAGACTTGCCAATGCCAGTGGCTAACAGAAATTGTTTTTCACCATTTCGAGCGACCCCTGGCATTCTCGAAAGCCTGGAGGGATTCCGGTTCTGACGATCCATGGCTAAACCGTTCTTCTCGCAAACCTGATACAAGTAATCCACTCGTTCACGGTATTCTTCGTAGCTGTCAGCCTCAACCTTTACAACCGCGTGAAGGCTCTTACCACCTGAGTGAACAAGCGTAGCTATTGGCAATTCAAGCTCCTTCAGGAGTGCATACTGTCGAGGTATGTCTACGACATCAGACTCAACCAAGGCGTAACGGTAGCTTGTGACATTCTGGTCTTTGACTCCATTACCATCCAATGGATTAAAACGAATCCAGGCACCAACTTCAGAGTTCGTGTCACCAATGACAGAGCCTATGTCTCCCTTACAATCATTGAGTAATTCAATGAGTTGACCTGCTGACCTATCAAAGCATCCCTTCTTAGGAAGGTGCTTTTCTGCATTTTCATTGAACCATGACTCAGTGACATAGCCTACTTGTTCCTCGGACTGAAACAATGTCTCAAGATACGTGATCAAATCTGAAACAGGATTCCAGTCGTTCGAAGGTTTTTTAATTTCTTCATCTTCAAGCCAATGCTCATTGACGACTTTTAAGTCATCGCTACCTCCGATCTCATCGTTCCATCCAATTGAACGCCCTGCCTTCTCAGCACTATATTCTACTTCATTCCAGTAGACAGGCTGTCTCCTCCCAAAGATTACTGCATCAGACCATTTAGACTCTCCTTCACCTGGATTAATGGAAAGGCTGCCTGCAAGCTTCTCTAAATGGAACAAGTCAACAGCAGATAACGCACCTGTGGCAGCATAACCACCCGCCAATCTTCCAGTATCCCTTAGGCATGCATGCATGTTCCCCTGGGTCATGCCTTGCTTGAGTTTTTCTTTCAATAATTCAAATGCGTTCATAAACTAATAATACTTGATGGCTGCTTAGATGTTAGCTCTCGCAATGAACCCGCCCCGGCACCTCACCGAGACGGGCCATTTCACGACACCCATTTGGGTTAATATTGTGACACCTCGTCACAAAGACTTTAGAATATAATATTAGAATTCTCATGGTAATGCTGACTCATTCGTTGTTAGTGTCCGTAGATTAGAATTTCTTTCCTCCGTGTTTGTAAGGTCGGCCTTGGTTGTATTCATCCTTCTCTATCATCGCTGGTGCTACATTCAACTTGGCTTGCGTCGCATAATTCATAATGCGAATTACGGTATCTCCCAACTCTACTTCGCGGCCTTCTCTCCAAGGTAGCTTGTCATCAGGTGCGCTGCTTCGAAATGCTTCAAAAGCCTCACAGAGTTCACAAACCATCAGCATGAACTGAGTGCCATGATCGATGTTACCATCCTCTGCAACGAAGCCCTTATCGCAATTGGTTTGATGTGTGCGCTTGGCCATGAGTAGCCAAGCCTCAATGAACGGGTGATGAAGATCATATCGTTCCTTGAGGTCATTTGCCAAATCAGGTATTCGCTCTTGGATCGCCTTCGCATACATTGACAATGCTGCTCGACAAGCACGAACATGACTTACGTCGCCTCCCTTATAGTCAAGACGCAGGACAAAATACTCAGCATCAGGATCAACAGAACTACCGTCTGCCTTGGTAACTACATACTTTTGATGT
The Rubellicoccus peritrichatus DNA segment above includes these coding regions:
- a CDS encoding AAA family ATPase, with protein sequence MNAFELLKEKLKQGMTQGNMHACLRDTGRLAGGYAATGALSAVDLFHLEKLAGSLSINPGEGESKWSDAVIFGRRQPVYWNEVEYSAEKAGRSIGWNDEIGGSDDLKVVNEHWLEDEEIKKPSNDWNPVSDLITYLETLFQSEEQVGYVTESWFNENAEKHLPKKGCFDRSAGQLIELLNDCKGDIGSVIGDTNSEVGAWIRFNPLDGNGVKDQNVTSYRYALVESDVVDIPRQYALLKELELPIATLVHSGGKSLHAVVKVEADSYEEYRERVDYLYQVCEKNGLAMDRQNRNPSRLSRMPGVARNGEKQFLLATGIGKSSWLDWREWIEDLRDELPDIEELTIDGEPGLAPELIKGLLREGHKMLLAGPSKAGKSFSLQQLSIAISQGLEWMGWKCTKGRVLYVNLELDKRSSKHRFWNIHQHLNIENNGNIDVWNLRGSAASMDKLAPKLIRRSAKKGYKAVIIDPIYKVLTGDENSAEEMAHFCNQFDKICVELGAATIYCHHHSKGSQGQKTSRDRSSGSGVFARDPDAIVDLIELEIDEGRRKQISQRWECDALHAELTKIKSDWWEKCSQDDALVPERLLEWAGEEGINVPGSSRLEAQFEASITTGWRLEGTLREFATFPAKEIFFRYPIHVVDSDGLLKDAKADGEEDPYEKFQRVRSERNKASKKEADESFNNAFEMARDDNGNVKVSALAEVLGKTEKTVRLRVNKSKSFTLENGFVFRKGEGENDH